Proteins from a genomic interval of Sporolactobacillus sp. Y61:
- a CDS encoding metallophosphoesterase, whose product MVKRMELVIFFLLLLSFLLKIYHDTQFFKMNRVTVQSDKIHSESEIRIVQISDLHDKVFGKNNKRFITAVEKTHADAIVLTGDLINTNTRSFIPVFSLIERISTKNKQIYFVSGNHDWTNPKYNLLLKGLQERGVRLLNNKQTQIVANGVPVNLVGVDDPSTDHEDLNKAFRNVDKSQYTILLAHDPAVTEEYPNIPAELILSGHTHGGQIRLPLIGALIAPGQGFFPRLDKGLFKLHPNQFLYVDSGLGTSVLPVRLFNQSQFSLITIREK is encoded by the coding sequence GTGGTTAAACGAATGGAACTTGTCATTTTTTTCCTGTTATTACTCTCTTTCCTTCTCAAAATCTATCATGATACCCAATTTTTCAAAATGAATCGGGTCACTGTTCAGAGTGATAAAATACACTCAGAATCCGAGATCAGGATTGTTCAGATCAGCGACCTGCATGATAAAGTCTTTGGAAAAAACAATAAGCGCTTCATAACTGCAGTGGAAAAAACGCATGCTGACGCCATTGTCCTTACAGGTGACCTGATTAATACAAATACCCGTTCATTCATCCCTGTTTTTTCATTAATTGAACGGATCAGCACTAAAAATAAACAGATATACTTCGTCTCAGGAAATCATGACTGGACAAACCCGAAATACAACCTCCTGCTGAAAGGACTTCAGGAGCGTGGAGTCAGGTTGCTGAACAATAAACAGACGCAGATTGTGGCAAACGGCGTACCGGTAAACCTGGTCGGGGTCGACGATCCCTCAACAGATCATGAGGATCTGAACAAAGCCTTCAGGAATGTGGACAAAAGTCAATATACGATTCTGCTTGCCCATGATCCGGCCGTGACAGAAGAATACCCGAATATTCCTGCCGAACTGATTCTGAGCGGACATACACACGGTGGACAAATCAGGCTTCCATTGATCGGTGCTCTTATTGCCCCGGGCCAGGGCTTCTTTCCCAGACTGGATAAAGGACTATTCAAACTTCATCCGAATCAGTTTCTTTATGTAGACAGCGGGCTGGGTACCAGCGTTTTGCCTGTACGACTGTTTAATCAAAGTCAGTTCAGTCTGATTACCATTAGAGAAAAATAA